Genomic segment of Mycobacterium sp. 050128:
TCATGCCGGCGGACGTCGCCCCGCCCAGATCGACACGCTCGCCGAAATCCAGCGCCAAGCCGAGGTATTCGCACAGCGTCGCCGGGGCGAACATCGCCGATTCCGCCACGCCATGGGTCAGCAGACCGTTGATGTGCGCGGGATCGACACCGGCATCCTCGACGGCCATCTTCGCCAGCACCGCGTACTGGTCGAGGGTGAACAGCGGTGGCCCGGTCGGACGACGCTGCGCCGGCAGCTCCGCGATGCCGACGATCGCGGCTTCGCCCCGCAGTCCGGTCACGACGGCGTTCCGCGCAGCGGCAGCTGAACCGTCGCGGTTCCGGGCATCAGCACGGTGTCGTCGCGGCGGCCGCTGATCTCGAGATCCACCAGCCCGGCGCCGTCCGTCAGCCGCTTGCCGGTGACGACTGCGCCGAACGTCAGCGACTCACCGGGCAACGCGGTCGCCCGGTTTTGCACCGAGAAGCAGACCAGACGACCGCGCCCGCCGATCCAGTCGCCGAGCGCGCGGGCCAGCAGCGCCGCCTGAAGCGGGCCGTGCACCAACACGTTGTCGTAGCCCTCCACGTCGCGGGCCCACCGCTTGTCGTAGTGGATGCGGTGGCCGTTGTAGGTGGCGGCGCTGAAGAAGAACAGCTGAATCTCGTCGGTGGTGACGGTCAGCGTGGGGATCTGGTCACCGACGCCGATGTCGTCGTAAAACGCCTGTCCAGTCATCACGTTCCTAGGGTCGGGCGATCATCGACGTCGAGGCTTCGGCGACCAGCTCGCGGTGCTGGTTGTGGTACACCGTGTGCCAGGTGACCAGGACGAATTTGCCGGAGCGACCTTGCTTTTCGACGATGGACTCGATAGTGCGCACCATTTCGATCTCGTCGCGGTGATAGGCCGGCAGATGAAAGGTGAAGCTCTCGCCACCGGCCATCCGTTTCGGAGCACGTGGAAACGCGAGACTGCCCGAAACCGCACCCGAGGAACCGTCGGGCCGCAACGAATCGAGTCGCGCGACGCCGAGCACCGCGTACTGCAGATACAGCGGTGGGCAGCAGATGTCGCGAAAGCCGTTGGCGCGGGCATAGTCCGGATCGAAATACAACGGATTGTGGTCACCGACCGCCGCCGCCCAACGCTGCCAATCGCGTCGATTCACCTCGCCGGTCGCGGTCGCGGCGACGGTACCCACGCGCGACGCCGACTGGGCGTCGATCAGGGTGTCCTCAGTCACGGATTTCCTCCAAGGTTTCCTCCAGCCAGGTCGCGGCGACCTCTGGCCCACCGCCGAGAGTTGAATCGAGCCTTGCCCGTTCGGTCCACAAATGCAGATCGGTTTCGGTCACATAACCGATCCCGCCGTGCAGTTGATGCGCGTCCAGCGTGACCAGCCGGGCCGCCGTGGCGGAATGCATGCGCGCAATGGCGGTTTGGCGGGTCGCCGGCTGCCCTCGCGCGATCCAGAAGACGGCGGAATGCGCGGCCAATCGCGCTGCGGCCAAGGCGATGTGCATGTTGGCGATCAGATGTTGTGCCGCCTGGAACGAGGCGATCGGACGGCCGAACTGATGGCGCAGCTTGGTGTACTCGACGGTGCGATCCAGCACCGCCTGACCGACCCCGACCAGGTCAAGTGATCCCAACGACACCACCGCATTGGCCAAGCGGCGCAAGCCGGTCCGCTCCGGTGAGTCACCGTCGAGCAATGCTTCGGCGCCGACCATCACATCGTCGAACCGGACCGTGAACGCCCGGTGCCCGCCCGCCATGGCCAGCGGCTCCATGCTCACCCCGGTCGCGCGGGCGGCAACGGCGAAGACCAGCGTGTGCCCGTCCGCGGAGGCTGACACCACGATCAGGTCGGCGACGTCGGCGTCGGCGACATAGTCGGCTATGCCGTTGAGCCGCCACCCGGATGAGTCTTCATCCGCACGCAGCCCGGGCGAAATATCCGAAGCGTCACGGACATTCCACAATGCCGTCGTGCCGCGAACCGTCCCGCCTGCTAACCCCGGCAGCCACGCGGTCTTGATGTCCGACGAGCCGAGCTGGTCGATCGCCAGTGCCGCCGCAATGGTGCTGTGCACTGTCGTCGGACACAAGCCGCGGCCGGCCTCGGTGTAAAAGACGGCGAGGTCGTCCAGCGAGCCACCCGACCCGCCGTACTCCTCGGCGACCGCGAGCCCGAACACACCGGCGTCGGCAAGGGTCTTCCACAGCGCCGGGGTGCTTCGATCGGCGCCGGATTCAGCGATCCCGCGCACCAGGCTCACCGGACACTCCGCGGCCAGCAGGGCGCGCACCGACGAGGCGAACTCGCGCTGTTCAGCGGTGGGGATCGCTTTCACGCGTCACCGCCCATAGGAGGGCATCCCATGGCCACGCTGTGCGATCACATCACGGAGCACCTCGTTGGTGCCACCACCGAAGCGCATCAATGGAGCGGCCCGATACAACCGTTCGAATTTGCCTGCCAGAGGCGCGCTTTCGTTGCGATGGGCGAGCAGTCCGTCGGGGCCGAGTAGATCGAGCGCCAGATCGGCGATGCGCTGCCGCAGTTCACTGGTGAAGATCTTCTCGACGCTGACCTCCACGGTGGGAATCACGCCGCTGTCCAGGATCGAGGAGGCCTCATAACCCATCAGCGTCGCCACTTCGACGTCGGCCTCGGCTTGCGCCAGCCGGCGCCACAAGCCCGCATCGTCGGCGGGCACCGAACCGTCGCGTCGCGGGCTGCGGGCAAGGTCGCGTAATTCGTCGACCGCCCGACGCAGATCCCCGGCATTGGTCAGCGCTCCGCGTTCGAGATCGAGCGCGCCGGTGATGTAAGTCCAGCCGCGGTTGACCTCTCCGATCAGATTCGAGACGGGGACCCGCACGTCGTCAAAATGGACCTCGTTGGTGCGGTAGCCCGACCATGCGTACAGCGGCCGGATCGAAACCCCCGGGCTGTCGATCGGCACGATGATGACCGAAATCCCGCGATGGCGTACCCCGTTCGGATCGGTGCGCACACAGAGCCACTCGTGGGTGGCGCGCTGCGCCCCGCTGTTCCAGATCTTGCTGCCGTTGATCACCCAATGTTCGCCATCACGCGTCGCGCGAGTCCGCAGGCTAGCCAGGTCCGTGCCGGCCTCGGCCTCGGAATAGCCGACGGCGCAGATCATTTCGCCCGTGGCGATCAGCGGAAGCCATTCGGTCTTGTTCTGCTCGGTGCCGTGCCGCATGATCATCGGCGCTACCGAGGTGACCGTGAGGTCGGGCCCGGGCACGCCGGCGTATTCGAATTCGCTCATCAGCAGGTGTTGGTGCACCGCGCCGAGGCCCCCCTGTCCCGCGAGGCCGCCGTATTCCCGCGGCCAGTTCAGTCCGAACCAACCCTTCTCACCGATCTTGCGGCGAAAACGTGCCACCTCACCATTGGGAAATTCGAGATCGTGCTCGGCCAGTTCCGCCCGTAACTCCGGGGTGACGTTTTCGGAAAGGAATTCGCGAACCTCGGTCAGCCACGCGCATTGCCCGGCGTCGAGTTCGAAATCCATTCCGGCCCACCTCACCCTTTCGACCCCTTCGTCTGGCCGCGTCAGCGTAACGCCACTGCGAGATTTCGCCCACCATTTCGCGCAGCGGTTACCTCCGGCCGCGGCCGGGCTTGGCCCGCCCCCACACCGGGTCACCAATGCTCGCTGACGCCCGTCATTGACACGCGCCAGTGAAACCCGATACGTTTCCTGCCATGCCGTCCACGACACCCGCCTCCGGGACTTCTCCGGTCGTGAACGGTCGTGAGGCGCAGCGACTCCAAACGCGCGCGCGTCTTTTCGATGCTGCGGTCGCCGAGATCGCGCGATCCGGATTGGCGGGTGCCGACGTCGCGACGATCGCCGCGGCCACCGGGGTCGCGCGGGGCACCTTCTATTTCCACTTTCCGACCAAAGAGCACATCCTCGTCGAGCTGGAGCGGGCCGAAGAAGCCAAAATCGTGGCCAAACTCGTCACCAAGACGAGCGGGGCCGGCGACCTGCTGTCCATGCTGCGGATGCTCGTTCGTCAGGTGCTCGCCGCCGAAGAACGGCTCGGCCCAGTGGTCTTCAGGGACATGCTGGGATTGCACTTCTCCGCGACCCGCCCCATCGAGGATGAGACCGCCGAGCATCCGCTGGCCGAATTCGTCATCACCGCAATCGAGCAAGCCCAATCCGCGCGGCAGGTGTCGTCGGATGCCAACGCCAACGAGCTCGGGGTGATCTTTCTGACCGGCCTGTTCGCCCTATTAGTCACCGGCGGAGCGTCGAAAACGCGTGCCGCGCTGTTAGACCGCTACGTCAAAACCATCGTCAAAGGAATGGAGCCAACATGACCGGCACAGGTATCGACGGTTACCGGGACTACCTCGCGCATCGGGACGGCGACGCCGACCTGCTGCATCGTCGGCTGGGAAATCGCGAAGACTTCTTCACGTCATTGGAAGTCGACCCGGTGCGTTCGGCCCGCCCGATCGATCGACAGGTGTTTCTGCGCAACCTGCGCCGCCGCCGGCCCGAACCGGGATTGTCCCGCGAGATGCTGTTCCTGTTGGCCACCGCGAAGCTGAACCAGGCCGAGCGGTTCGGCGTGGACCTGGGCGACACCTACGGGCGCATCGGAGGCCCGGACGAGCCACCCGAGCGGATCTATCTCGCGCTCGAGGAGCACTACCACACCCGGCTATTGGCCTACGTGCTCGACATTTTCGGTCTGCCGTTCCAGGTGGTGGTACCGCCGTTCGTGATGCGCCAATTCGTCAAGATGGAAGTGTTTCTGCCCGAGCGGTTCGGGTTCCCGTTCGTGGGCGCCGCAGAAATGGCGGGCTGCATCATGTTCGACGAACTGCGCCGCGTCGGCGTCGAATTGTTCGCCGACGAGCCAGACGTCGCCGCGCGGATCGAACGCCTCTACACCGAGATCCTGACCGACGAGCTGGGCCACGTCGGCTATTGCGCGGCACGTTGCAGCAACGCGGAGCGGGCCGTAATGCGTTGGCTTTACCCGACTTTCGGGCGTCTGGTGGCTCGCCAGACCGCCGAGATCAGCCTCCTCATCGATCGGGAAAGACTGCACGCCCGCCTAGACGCACCGTTCGATGTCGCGGGGCTAGCCGCGGGCGTCCCAAACGAGACATTCGTTGCCGCGCACCCGTGACCGCCCGTTCACCGAGATGGTCGTTCTGTAAATAGGCTGTCAAACTCCCGTTAAAACCCGACGGCCGCATCGCAGAAATAGGGCCGGCCTGGGATGATCTTGAAATTGACGGATCGAAGATCGGGAGAAGTCATGCCGACTATTGAGACGCGCCTCCGCCAGGAGTTGCACGACTATGCCGTTGAATTGCGTCGCCTGGCGTACACCCTGCCCCAAGGGATCGGCGAGCACGATCTCCTTCAGCTGTCAGATCGGATGCACGCCGCGTCCCGGCAGACAGTCCGCAAGGGGGCCTAGCCAGTCACTGGCATCGCCGGGTCGAGTGGTCAGCGCCCACCTTTGAGGCGAATCTTCCAGCGCACGAAGCCCAGATAGAAAACGCTGATGGCGATAAGCATGCCGAAGTTGAACCACCACGTGCCGGCATTGTGATGCCAGAGCGCGTCCTTAGGGACCTGAGGTCCGGGTTCTAACTTGGTCAGGTCGATGGTGGATGCCGATGCCGCGAAACCCCATCGTGCCGGGGTTGCCCACGACATCTGGTCGAGCCCGATGCGGCCGGTAACCGGGATCATGCCGCCGGAGAACACCAGCTGCGACATGACCGCAACCACCAGCAGAGGCATGATCTGATCGTTGGACTTCGCCAGCGACGACAACAGCAGACCGAGCATCGCCGAGGCGACGGTGGTCGTCGCGACATCGACGAAAAGCTCCAGTGGTGCAATCCCCAGCGCCGCGGCACCCTGCGTCGGCCCGCCCTTGCCCAGCAGCGTGATAACGGTGACGATGGCCGACTGCACGACCGCGAATACCGTGTAAACGCAGACCTTGGCCAACAAGTAAGCGCTGGTGGAGAGGCCGACTGCCTGTTCTCGTAGGAAGATGGCGCGCTCACCGATGAGATCTCGGATCGTCAACGCGGTCCCCATGAACACCGAACCGACATTCAGCAGCACCAGGATCTGTCCCGGCTCGGTAGGCGCGTTGCCCACCGGGTTCGGGATGCCGAAGCCGACGTTGCCCGGCACCGACATCGACAGCGAACCCATGATGAACGGCAGCAGCGCCAGAAAGAGGAAATAACCCCGGTCGGAGACGATCAGCCGGATCTGGCGGCGCGCGATCGTGGAGAACTGCCGGAGCAGACTCGTATGCGACGGATCGCCGATCTCTGCCGGCTTCTCCGCCGGCGGCGGTGGTGGCGGCGGCCCGGTCCGCGCCAGGTATTTCGCCTTGGCCGCGTCGGGATCGCCGGCAACCGAACTGAAGATGTCGGCCCAGTTCGTGGTCCCCATGGCCGGGCCGATTTGCGCGGGCGGGCCGCAGAACGCGGTCTTGCCGCCGGGAGCCAGCAGCAGTACCTGGTCGCAGACGTCCAGGTAGGTCAGCGAGTGGGTGACCACGAGCACCACACGACCGGCGTCGGCCAACTGCCGCAGCATCGTCATGACCTGCCGGTCCAGCGCCGGGTCCAGGCCGGACGTCGGCTCGTCGAGGATCAGCAGCGAAGGCCCGGTCAGCAATTCCAGCGCCACCGAAGCGCGCTTGCGCTGACCGCCGGACAGCTTGTCGACCCGGGTGTGCAGGTGCTGGGTCATCTCCAGTTCCTCGAGCACCCGGGCCACCACTTGCTCACGGTCGGCCTTGGTGGTGTCGGGCGGCAGCCGGAGCTCGGCCGCGTAACCCAGCGCCTGCTCCACCGTCAGCTGACCGTGGACCACGTCGTCCTGCGGCACCATGCCGATCCTGCTGCGCAGTGAGGCGTATTCGGCGTGCACGTTGTGGCCCTCGAACGCGACCGTGCCGTTGGTTGGGTGGGTGTAGCCGGCCACCAGCCGCGCGAAGGTCGACTTGCCCGCTCCGGACGGACCGATCACCGCGGTGAGCGTTCCGGGACTGGCGCCTAAGGAGATGTCGTCGAGCAGTGTCTTGTTGTTCTCGATCGTCCAGGTCACCCCGCGCACATCCAGACCGCCGAGGCGGGTCTGCGCCGCGGTGTCGGCGTCCCGGCGGGCCAGCGCGCCGCCGGCGAACACCAGGTCGATGTTGCCGATCGTGACGACGTCGCCGTCCTTCAGCAGCGCCGAGTCGACGCGCTGACCATTGACGAACGTGCCGTTGATGCTGCGGTTGTCATGGATCTCGGTGCCCGTCGGCGTCGGGATCAACGTCGCGTGGTGTCGCGAGGCCAGGACCTCGGGAATGACGATGTCGTTGTCATTGGCACGGCCGATCTTGATCGCGCCCGGCGCGTCCCCGCCCGCCTTGCCCGGCCGCAGGATCTTCATCATCGACGTCGCCAGGTTCGAGCCGTCGCCGCCACCGACGCGGCCCGTCAGGGCGGTCGGAGGATCCACCGGCGCGGCCGGCGGAACCTGGCCCGGCTGTGGCCGGTAAATGTGCGGCGACGACATCGATCCGCTGGCCGGTTGGGTGCCGGTCGGGTGGTGCTGTTGCACCGACCCGGACGGGTAACTCGGCTGCGCGCCGGTCGGGTATGTCGGAAGGGGCCCCGATGGCGGACCGGCCTGCGGTGGCGGGGTCGGATGTGTCGGCATTGGCCGTGACGGGCTCGCCGGTGGCTGCGGCGGCAGTCCCTGCGACATCGAACCGGTCGGGGGACGTCCTTGGGCCAGCCGCGGATCCGCCGGCCCGGTAAGCGGGTTGACGATGGGGATCGACGTCGTCAGTGGTGGCGTTCCGGCCAGGCCCTGATGGCGTCCGACCTCGAAGGTCACCGTCGGCCCATCCGGGTTGCCGATGTTGACCCGCTGACCGTCCTGGATGTCGACGGCCGGGACCCTGCGATTGTTGACGTACAAACCGTTGAGGCTGCCGTTGTCGATGGCAACCCATCTGCCCTGATCAAAGCGCAGCACCAGGTGTATCCGGGAAATCAACGGATGCGCAACGCGGACGTCCGCCCGCAAATCACGCCCGATGACCACATCGTTGCCGGGTGCAAAGGTCCTTTCGGATCCCTCGTACCGCACGGTCAGCACAGGTGGGGCTGCTCGGCTCACGAGCCCCACTGTATCGGCGTCCGGGCCAACGCGGGGACCGGTCGCCGATACGCGTTGCCGCCGGGTCCGCTTGGAAGCCCTGGCGCGGCGAGAATGCAGCGGGTTTCGGTGGCGGCGGCTCGGGTAACCCGACGCGCATGCACGAGAACGGCGAGTTCCCCGACGACGTGCCCATTGCCGACGCCATTGAGCAACAACGCACGACCGGCGAGTCTTCGTCGGACGACGACCCCTCGGCCTGGCCTGACGACGCCGATGTGCCCTTGGAGACAACGGATTCCGATTGGCGGGAGCAGCAGCAGGCGGTCCTCGACGACTCGGACTTCGACGAGCCCCAATAACACTGCAGCGCAGTATCTTTCGATAGCGTCATGCTATCCCGCCGCGGCGCTGACCTGTCCGCTCCCGCGACGCCCAGACTCGGCGGTGACTTCCTTGACGAAATCCCCGAGGTACCGGATGGCCCGACGGCCCTCGGGCAGCACATCGGCCGCCAACGGAAAATCGTGAATTTGGCCCTCCCAGACGTGCAAGTCGCAGCGGATCCCGTTGGCTGCCAAGCGTTCCGCCATCAGTTCGGCGTCCGGGAGCAGCAGCTCGTCGGCACCCGCGTGGATGGTAACGGGCGGGAGTGCCGATAAGTCGGCGTCGACCGGTGATACAACATGACCCGTCGAACTCCCCGGGCCGTCCGGCAGCTGGACCTCGCCGAGGTACCGCGTAAATATCGACAACGCCCCGGCGGTGAACATCGAGCATTTACGTGCGTTGCGGTGCTTGAGCTTTCGGGTCGGGTCCGCATCGGTGAACGGAGACACGGTGGCCACACCGGCCGGCGTAGCCAGCCGCGTGCGGATCGCGGCCAGTGTCGTCATGAACGCGAGATATCCGCCCGCCGAGTCGCCGGCAACAACCACGCGGCCGGGGTCGTAGCCGCGCTGCTGTAGCCAGCGCAGTCCGCATAGGCCGTCGTCGATCGCGTCGACGATTTGGTGCGAGGGCAGTTTCCGGTATCCGACGATCAGCACGCCGGCATCGGCCGTCCGCGACAAGCGACTGACCAGAGCTCGGTGAGTGTTGACGCCGCAGGTGAGGAAGGCCCCGCCGTGCAGATACAGAATCGCGCGCGTCGGCGATACCCCGGGTGCGCAGACCCATTCGGCGCGGCAGTGGTCAAGGCGTACCGGCTCAACCTGGGCGGCGGATTTGGCGCGCGGCAGCAAACCAACCAATACGTCGATGTGCCCTAATGGCCAGTGCAGATTCGGCTGCAGCGCCCAGGCGCGCACGACGTTCTTCACGATCAATCGACTGGCCAACGACACGGCAATCGATTGCGGGCTGCGACGATGGTGAATCCGACGCTGGCCCGGTTTGCTAGCCAATTTTCAATCCGCTCATAAGGGCTGCAGAATACCCATCTTGTTGCGGCAATAATCGCAGGTAAAACCATTTTGAAACCGCCGTTTCGCGCCGTTTGGCGAGCGGAAACGTGGGTACTCCCGCGTTAACTTGTGCGCCGGTTCTGCCCTCGATGCCGAACGCCCTCACCGAGTGCCCGAAGATGTGAGCATGGAGCAGGCAACTGACACCGGTGCGATGCTGGTCGACCGGGTGGCGGTGGTGACCGGCGGCGGTGGCGGCATCGGTGCGGCCACGGCGCGGCTGTTCGCCCGGCACGGTGCCCAGGTCGTGATCGCCGATATCGACGCCGAGCTCGCGAGGCGGACCGCCGATGAGATCTCGGCGTCGGGCGGGGTGGCCGTGCCGATCGTCGCCGACGTACGCGACGCCGATCAGGTTGCCGCTCTGGCACGATCGGTGCTCGATCGGTTCGGCCGAATCGATGCGTTGGTCAACAATGTCGGGCATTGGCTGCGCCACCCCGGCAATTTCGTCGACACCGACCCGCAACTGTGGGACGAGCTCTACCGGATCAACCTGCACCACGTCTTCCTGGTCACCCATGCGTTCCTGCCGGCGATGCTGGGTCAACGCCGCGGCTCGATCGTCAACGTCTCCTCGGTCGAGGGGCTGCGCGGCTACCCCGAGGACCCGGTTTACGCCGCGTTCAAGGCGGCCGTCATTCATTTCACCCGCAGCCTCGCGGTTCAGGTGGGCCGTGACGGTGTGCGCGTCAACGCGATTGGCCCCGATGTCACCGAATCACTACAGGTGCCCTACTCGCAGTGGCTGTCCGCCGAAGAGCAGGCCCAGTGGCCGCAGTGGGTTCCGGTTGGACGGATGGGGCTGCCCGACGACCAGGCCAACGTGATCCTGTTCCTGGCCTCGGACCTGTCGGCCTTCGTCACGGGCCACACCATCCCCACCGACGGCGGCACCGGCGCGGCCGGCGGATGGTTCCGTTCGTCGCGGCGGACCGACCGGGAGTGGACGAACCGGCCCATCGCGCCCTGATCGCTCAGACGTAGGTCAATGCCGCGTTTTCCAGTCGGATTCGCACGTTGAGCAGCACCGCGTTGGCGATGCTGAACACGATCGCCGTCAACCAGGCCGAATGGATCAGCGGCAGCGCCGCGACCTCCGCGACGACGGCGATGTAGTCGGGGTGACGCACCCATCGATACGGACCACGCCGAACCAGCGGCGCGCCCGGGATCACAATCAGCCGCGGATTCCAGTGCCTACCCAGCGCCGCGGCGCAGCGCCAGCGGACAACACAGCTGAGCGCCACGACGGTGAGCATCGGCCATCCCAGCCAGGGCACGAACGGGCGTCCCAGCGCCCACACTTCCACCACGCATGACGCCAGCAGTAAGGCGTGCAGGCTGACCATCGCCGGGAAGTGATCGTGGCCGAACTCCTTGCCTCCGTGGGCGAGTGCCCATTGAGCGTTTCGATGCGCGACGACCAGGCCGATCAGGCGCTCAACGCCGATCAGCGCGATGAACAGCAGGTAGTAATACATGGCTTCTCCCCCTTCCCATGGCGTTCTGCCTATAGCAACGAGGATCCGCATTCGACGGTTCAGCAAACCGCGCCAGCGTGATCCAGCCCACCCAGCGCACGCTGTGGCGACGAGCTGTCAATCGCCGCCGCGATCGCCATACCTATCGCCAGAACGGTTGCCGCGGTGATATTTTCGAGATCATCAGCCGGTCGGTGTGGCCTCGAAGCGGGCTTGATCCTCGAGGACGGTCACCGGTATCCCGTTGAGGGCGCCGTTACCGGATGGCTCGTCGACAAACGTCGGCAGGGAGAGCGCGTTGGTGTTGGCGCCCGGTGAGCTGTTGGCGACCGACATGCGCGTGCCCGGCTTGCCATGCCCCCAGCCGTGCGGCATCGACACGACACCGGGTTTGATCGCATCGGTGATCTCGACGGGCACTTTGATCTCGCCGGCCGCCGATTTCACCGTGACGATGTCGTTGTCGGACACGCCGCAGCGCGCCGCGTCGTCCGGGTGGATCAGCAGCGTGCACCTGTCCTTGCCCTTCATCAGTGCGGGCACGTTGTGCAGCCAGGTGTTGTTCGAGCGCAGGTGCCGACGGCTGACCAGCACCAACGGCTCGGCCGGCCGCTCCATCCGCGCTTCCAGCCGGGGCAGGTCGTCGAGCAGGTACTGCGGAGCCAGCCGGATCTTCTTGTCCGGGGTGCCCAGGATGTCGGGGAGCTGCGGCACCATCGGCCCGAAATCGATGCCGTTCGGATGGGCCTTGAGCAGGTCCAACGTCAGCCCGCCGGGGTTCTTGCCGTATTGATCCCCGAACGGGCCGGTTCGCAGCGTAAGGTCCAGCATCCGCTCGGGCCCGCCTTTCAAACCGGCTGCGTCGTACAGCTTGCGGATCTCGGCGCCGTCGACGCCACGGGTGAAGGCCAGGTAATCGAAGAAGCCGTCGTCGATCGCCGCGACGTCGACGTCCTCGGCCGGGGTGCCGGTGCACAGGCCGGTCAGCCGGATCAGGATCTCCCATTCGTGCGGCCGATCACCGGGATCGAACACCGGCGCCGAGTAGTTGGCGATGCTGTGGATCGCGAACAGCAGAATCAGGTCGTCGTGGTGGGGCTGCTCGAGCGGTGACAGCCCCGGCAGGATCACATCGGCGTGGCGGGTCGTCTCGTTGAGCCAGAGGTCGATGGAGATCATCGCCTCCAGCATCGGCAGCACTTCGTCGAGCTTGTCGCCGCCGGGCGTGGACAACACCGGGTTGCCCGCGACCGTGATCAGCGCCTTGAGTTGCCCGTCGCCCGGTGTGGCGATTTCCTCGGTCATGCAGGACACCGGGGCTTGCCCCAGCACCTCCTTGGCGCCGCGCACCCGCGTGTGCCAGCGGCCAAATTCCGGCAGGCCGCCCTCCAGGCCGGGCAGCGGCTGCGTAGTGATCGACCAGGCCGCCGGCTTGGGGAACATCGCGCCGCCGGGGGTGTCGAAATGGCCGGTCAAGATGTTGATCACATCGACCATCCAGCTGGCCAGACTGCCAAACTCCTGGTTGCACAAGCCAATTCGGCCATACACCACGGACTTCTCGGCGCCGGCGAGTTCGCGCGCCAATCGCCGGATGGTGTCGACGTCGATGCCGGTGACATCGCTGACCCGCTCGGGCGGCCAGTCCATGGCCACATCACGCATCGTGTCGACGCCATCGACGTGCGGGCCGGGATTCACCAGGTCCTCGGCAAACAGCGTGTGCGCGACCGCCAGCAGCAGCGCCGCGTCGGTGCCGGGCACGATCGGCAGCCACTCGTCAGCCTGCGCGGCGGTCTGCGTGCGCACCGGGTCGATCACGATCACCTTGCCGCGTTTGCGGATTCCGTCGATCAGGCCCATCACATCGGGCGCGGCCAGCAGTGAACCCTGCGACGCGGCGGGGTTGGCGCCCATGATGACCAGCAGGTCGGTGCGCTCGATGTCGGGCACGGGAAAGTTCCACCAGAGGCCGTACATCAGGTGTGACGACAGGTTCTTCGGCCATTGATCGACCGTCCCCGGCGAATACGTGACCGGCATCCCGGACATCCCCATCAGCACGCCGGCGTAGCGGGCCAGCGAGAACGAGTGCGCCAG
This window contains:
- a CDS encoding acyl dehydratase — translated: MTGQAFYDDIGVGDQIPTLTVTTDEIQLFFFSAATYNGHRIHYDKRWARDVEGYDNVLVHGPLQAALLARALGDWIGGRGRLVCFSVQNRATALPGESLTFGAVVTGKRLTDGAGLVDLEISGRRDDTVLMPGTATVQLPLRGTPS
- a CDS encoding MaoC family dehydratase, coding for MTEDTLIDAQSASRVGTVAATATGEVNRRDWQRWAAAVGDHNPLYFDPDYARANGFRDICCPPLYLQYAVLGVARLDSLRPDGSSGAVSGSLAFPRAPKRMAGGESFTFHLPAYHRDEIEMVRTIESIVEKQGRSGKFVLVTWHTVYHNQHRELVAEASTSMIARP
- a CDS encoding acyl-CoA dehydrogenase family protein encodes the protein MKAIPTAEQREFASSVRALLAAECPVSLVRGIAESGADRSTPALWKTLADAGVFGLAVAEEYGGSGGSLDDLAVFYTEAGRGLCPTTVHSTIAAALAIDQLGSSDIKTAWLPGLAGGTVRGTTALWNVRDASDISPGLRADEDSSGWRLNGIADYVADADVADLIVVSASADGHTLVFAVAARATGVSMEPLAMAGGHRAFTVRFDDVMVGAEALLDGDSPERTGLRRLANAVVSLGSLDLVGVGQAVLDRTVEYTKLRHQFGRPIASFQAAQHLIANMHIALAAARLAAHSAVFWIARGQPATRQTAIARMHSATAARLVTLDAHQLHGGIGYVTETDLHLWTERARLDSTLGGGPEVAATWLEETLEEIRD
- a CDS encoding acyl-CoA dehydrogenase family protein, with the translated sequence MDFELDAGQCAWLTEVREFLSENVTPELRAELAEHDLEFPNGEVARFRRKIGEKGWFGLNWPREYGGLAGQGGLGAVHQHLLMSEFEYAGVPGPDLTVTSVAPMIMRHGTEQNKTEWLPLIATGEMICAVGYSEAEAGTDLASLRTRATRDGEHWVINGSKIWNSGAQRATHEWLCVRTDPNGVRHRGISVIIVPIDSPGVSIRPLYAWSGYRTNEVHFDDVRVPVSNLIGEVNRGWTYITGALDLERGALTNAGDLRRAVDELRDLARSPRRDGSVPADDAGLWRRLAQAEADVEVATLMGYEASSILDSGVIPTVEVSVEKIFTSELRQRIADLALDLLGPDGLLAHRNESAPLAGKFERLYRAAPLMRFGGGTNEVLRDVIAQRGHGMPSYGR
- a CDS encoding TetR/AcrR family transcriptional regulator, whose translation is MPSTTPASGTSPVVNGREAQRLQTRARLFDAAVAEIARSGLAGADVATIAAATGVARGTFYFHFPTKEHILVELERAEEAKIVAKLVTKTSGAGDLLSMLRMLVRQVLAAEERLGPVVFRDMLGLHFSATRPIEDETAEHPLAEFVITAIEQAQSARQVSSDANANELGVIFLTGLFALLVTGGASKTRAALLDRYVKTIVKGMEPT
- a CDS encoding FHA domain-containing protein translates to MGLVSRAAPPVLTVRYEGSERTFAPGNDVVIGRDLRADVRVAHPLISRIHLVLRFDQGRWVAIDNGSLNGLYVNNRRVPAVDIQDGQRVNIGNPDGPTVTFEVGRHQGLAGTPPLTTSIPIVNPLTGPADPRLAQGRPPTGSMSQGLPPQPPASPSRPMPTHPTPPPQAGPPSGPLPTYPTGAQPSYPSGSVQQHHPTGTQPASGSMSSPHIYRPQPGQVPPAAPVDPPTALTGRVGGGDGSNLATSMMKILRPGKAGGDAPGAIKIGRANDNDIVIPEVLASRHHATLIPTPTGTEIHDNRSINGTFVNGQRVDSALLKDGDVVTIGNIDLVFAGGALARRDADTAAQTRLGGLDVRGVTWTIENNKTLLDDISLGASPGTLTAVIGPSGAGKSTFARLVAGYTHPTNGTVAFEGHNVHAEYASLRSRIGMVPQDDVVHGQLTVEQALGYAAELRLPPDTTKADREQVVARVLEELEMTQHLHTRVDKLSGGQRKRASVALELLTGPSLLILDEPTSGLDPALDRQVMTMLRQLADAGRVVLVVTHSLTYLDVCDQVLLLAPGGKTAFCGPPAQIGPAMGTTNWADIFSSVAGDPDAAKAKYLARTGPPPPPPPAEKPAEIGDPSHTSLLRQFSTIARRQIRLIVSDRGYFLFLALLPFIMGSLSMSVPGNVGFGIPNPVGNAPTEPGQILVLLNVGSVFMGTALTIRDLIGERAIFLREQAVGLSTSAYLLAKVCVYTVFAVVQSAIVTVITLLGKGGPTQGAAALGIAPLELFVDVATTTVASAMLGLLLSSLAKSNDQIMPLLVVAVMSQLVFSGGMIPVTGRIGLDQMSWATPARWGFAASASTIDLTKLEPGPQVPKDALWHHNAGTWWFNFGMLIAISVFYLGFVRWKIRLKGGR
- a CDS encoding alpha/beta hydrolase — encoded protein: MASKPGQRRIHHRRSPQSIAVSLASRLIVKNVVRAWALQPNLHWPLGHIDVLVGLLPRAKSAAQVEPVRLDHCRAEWVCAPGVSPTRAILYLHGGAFLTCGVNTHRALVSRLSRTADAGVLIVGYRKLPSHQIVDAIDDGLCGLRWLQQRGYDPGRVVVAGDSAGGYLAFMTTLAAIRTRLATPAGVATVSPFTDADPTRKLKHRNARKCSMFTAGALSIFTRYLGEVQLPDGPGSSTGHVVSPVDADLSALPPVTIHAGADELLLPDAELMAERLAANGIRCDLHVWEGQIHDFPLAADVLPEGRRAIRYLGDFVKEVTAESGRRGSGQVSAAAG